The proteins below come from a single Oncorhynchus keta strain PuntledgeMale-10-30-2019 chromosome 1, Oket_V2, whole genome shotgun sequence genomic window:
- the LOC118359824 gene encoding endothelial cell-selective adhesion molecule-like isoform X2 codes for MIHLQLTSSGDWPAPCDSQRVEMPRREMEVVKGQMVVLQAWYSPTSDIGRNSVIWNFMANDSKQVISYSNGEPGIGSPEFRKRVGFSLSMPSANLSIYINNTQESDSGRYLCNVIIPGAAGLSGEMRLNVKVPPSPPVCLMTGSSVLNGNVTLSCKSSLGKPIPQYKWTKNAPMSEVFFSPMQNERQGTLRLSNLTKSMSGKYVCRASNTAGSDTCAINLEVFTSSNAGAIVAATLGSIVALVAIILFLIFILRRRDHEEEELANDIKEDAQAPKRVSWAKSGTGSDLLSKNGTLSSIATTPHLRDPQQPNNFRYPYPTAPASDTGSVFNAYRLRPGEPNPLQGLPGYISGTPPPRHTRPLCVANNIDATSPHRHSRPPSSNHITGTLPPGHTRPLSTSIIVDTPPHGFSQPPSPNHVGVTSPHGHSRPPSSNNIGTPSPHGNSQPPSSNNIGAPSPHGHSRPPSSNHIGGSAPHRHSRPPSSNHSRPPSISSIPHYGYSRTSSSNGAPPHSPPGHMVTDPDKTEGAQPQVPHPLTSPISSTTLARIGAVPVMVPAQSQAGSLV; via the exons ATGATCCATCTTCAGCTGACCAGCTCAGGGGACTGGCCGGCACCCT GTGACTCCCAGCGGGTGGAGATGcccaggagagagatggaggtggtgaAGGGTCAGATGGTGGTCCTGCAGGCCTGGTACAGCCCCACATCTGATATCGGCAGGAACAGTGTCATCTGGAACTTCATGGCCAACGACTCCAAGCAG GTCATCTCCTACAGTAACGGTGAGCCAGGGATAGGTAGTCCTGAGTTCAGGAAGCGTGTTGGGTTCAGCCTGTCCATGCCCTCGGCCAATCTCTCCATCTACATTAACAACACCCAGGAGTCAGACTCAGGACGATACCTCTGCAATGTCATCATCCCTGGAGCCGCCGGACTCTCTGGAGAAATGCGCCTTAATGTCAAAG TCCCTCCCTCGCCTCCAGTGTGCTTGATGACTGGGTCATCTGTGCTGAACGGCAACGTGACACTGAGCTGTAAGTCCAGCTTGGGCAAACCCATCCCTCAGTACAAGTGGACCAAGAATGCCCCCATGTCAGAGGTCTTCTTTTCCCCCATGCAGA atGAGAGGCAAGGCACCCTCAGGCTGAGTAACCTCACTAAGAGCATGTCAGGGAAATATGTGTGCCGAGCTAGCAACACTGCCGGCTCTGACACTTGCGCTATCAACCTGGAGGTCTTCACCT CCTCTAATGCTGGAGCGATTGTTGCTGCTACTCTGGGGTCCATCGTGGCACTGGTAGCCATCATACTCTTCCTCATCTTCAtactgaggaggagagaccatGAAGAGGAGGAGCTAGCCAATGATATCAA GGAGGATGCCCAGGCACCCAAGCGTGTTTCCTGGGCAAAGAGCGGCACAGGCTCAGACCTCCTCTCCAAAAATGGCACGCTGTCCTCCATAGCCACGACCCCGCATCTACGAGACCCCCAGCAGCCCAACAACTTCCGCTACCCCTACCCCACTGCTCCGGCCTCTGACACAGGCTCTGTGTTCAATGCCTACCGCCTTCGGCCTGGAGAGCCCAACCCCTTGCAGGGCCTCCCAGGGTACATCAGTGGCACACCTCCACCCAGGCACACCAGACCCCTCTGTGTTGCAAACAACATTGATGCCACCTCTCCACACAGGCACAGTCGACCCCCCAGTTCTAACCACATCACTGGGACTCTACCCCCTGGCCACACCCGGCCCCTCAGCACTAGTATCATTGTTGACACCCCTCCCCATGGGTTCAGTCAACCCCCCAGTCCTAACCATGTTGGTGTCACCTCTCCACATGGACACAGCAGACCCCCTAGCTCTAACAACATTGGTACCCCCTCCCCACATGGGAACAGTCAACCCCCAAGTTCTAACAATATCGGTGCCCCCTCTCCACATGGGCACAGCAGACCACCAAGCTCGAACCACATTGGCGGTAGCGCTCCACACAGGCACAGTCGACCTCCCAGTTCCAACCACAGCCGACCTCCCAGCATCAGTAGCATTCCTCACTATGGATACAGCAGAACCTCCAGTTCCAACGGTGCCCCACCCCATTCCCCACCTGGCCACATGGTCACAGACCCCGACAAGACTGAGGGGGCCCAGCCCCAGGTGCCACACCCTCTCACCTCGCCAATCAGCTCCACCACCCTGGCCCGTATAGGTGCTGTGCCCGTCATGGTGCCCGCTCAGAGCCAGGCTGGATCACTGGTATAG
- the LOC118359824 gene encoding endothelial cell-selective adhesion molecule-like isoform X1 yields the protein MAMSGRVRALLLLLWTFQGDSQRVEMPRREMEVVKGQMVVLQAWYSPTSDIGRNSVIWNFMANDSKQVISYSNGEPGIGSPEFRKRVGFSLSMPSANLSIYINNTQESDSGRYLCNVIIPGAAGLSGEMRLNVKVPPSPPVCLMTGSSVLNGNVTLSCKSSLGKPIPQYKWTKNAPMSEVFFSPMQNERQGTLRLSNLTKSMSGKYVCRASNTAGSDTCAINLEVFTSSNAGAIVAATLGSIVALVAIILFLIFILRRRDHEEEELANDIKEDAQAPKRVSWAKSGTGSDLLSKNGTLSSIATTPHLRDPQQPNNFRYPYPTAPASDTGSVFNAYRLRPGEPNPLQGLPGYISGTPPPRHTRPLCVANNIDATSPHRHSRPPSSNHITGTLPPGHTRPLSTSIIVDTPPHGFSQPPSPNHVGVTSPHGHSRPPSSNNIGTPSPHGNSQPPSSNNIGAPSPHGHSRPPSSNHIGGSAPHRHSRPPSSNHSRPPSISSIPHYGYSRTSSSNGAPPHSPPGHMVTDPDKTEGAQPQVPHPLTSPISSTTLARIGAVPVMVPAQSQAGSLV from the exons GTGACTCCCAGCGGGTGGAGATGcccaggagagagatggaggtggtgaAGGGTCAGATGGTGGTCCTGCAGGCCTGGTACAGCCCCACATCTGATATCGGCAGGAACAGTGTCATCTGGAACTTCATGGCCAACGACTCCAAGCAG GTCATCTCCTACAGTAACGGTGAGCCAGGGATAGGTAGTCCTGAGTTCAGGAAGCGTGTTGGGTTCAGCCTGTCCATGCCCTCGGCCAATCTCTCCATCTACATTAACAACACCCAGGAGTCAGACTCAGGACGATACCTCTGCAATGTCATCATCCCTGGAGCCGCCGGACTCTCTGGAGAAATGCGCCTTAATGTCAAAG TCCCTCCCTCGCCTCCAGTGTGCTTGATGACTGGGTCATCTGTGCTGAACGGCAACGTGACACTGAGCTGTAAGTCCAGCTTGGGCAAACCCATCCCTCAGTACAAGTGGACCAAGAATGCCCCCATGTCAGAGGTCTTCTTTTCCCCCATGCAGA atGAGAGGCAAGGCACCCTCAGGCTGAGTAACCTCACTAAGAGCATGTCAGGGAAATATGTGTGCCGAGCTAGCAACACTGCCGGCTCTGACACTTGCGCTATCAACCTGGAGGTCTTCACCT CCTCTAATGCTGGAGCGATTGTTGCTGCTACTCTGGGGTCCATCGTGGCACTGGTAGCCATCATACTCTTCCTCATCTTCAtactgaggaggagagaccatGAAGAGGAGGAGCTAGCCAATGATATCAA GGAGGATGCCCAGGCACCCAAGCGTGTTTCCTGGGCAAAGAGCGGCACAGGCTCAGACCTCCTCTCCAAAAATGGCACGCTGTCCTCCATAGCCACGACCCCGCATCTACGAGACCCCCAGCAGCCCAACAACTTCCGCTACCCCTACCCCACTGCTCCGGCCTCTGACACAGGCTCTGTGTTCAATGCCTACCGCCTTCGGCCTGGAGAGCCCAACCCCTTGCAGGGCCTCCCAGGGTACATCAGTGGCACACCTCCACCCAGGCACACCAGACCCCTCTGTGTTGCAAACAACATTGATGCCACCTCTCCACACAGGCACAGTCGACCCCCCAGTTCTAACCACATCACTGGGACTCTACCCCCTGGCCACACCCGGCCCCTCAGCACTAGTATCATTGTTGACACCCCTCCCCATGGGTTCAGTCAACCCCCCAGTCCTAACCATGTTGGTGTCACCTCTCCACATGGACACAGCAGACCCCCTAGCTCTAACAACATTGGTACCCCCTCCCCACATGGGAACAGTCAACCCCCAAGTTCTAACAATATCGGTGCCCCCTCTCCACATGGGCACAGCAGACCACCAAGCTCGAACCACATTGGCGGTAGCGCTCCACACAGGCACAGTCGACCTCCCAGTTCCAACCACAGCCGACCTCCCAGCATCAGTAGCATTCCTCACTATGGATACAGCAGAACCTCCAGTTCCAACGGTGCCCCACCCCATTCCCCACCTGGCCACATGGTCACAGACCCCGACAAGACTGAGGGGGCCCAGCCCCAGGTGCCACACCCTCTCACCTCGCCAATCAGCTCCACCACCCTGGCCCGTATAGGTGCTGTGCCCGTCATGGTGCCCGCTCAGAGCCAGGCTGGATCACTGGTATAG